CCGCACGGTCGGCAGGACGAGCTGGTCGGCGGGGTCCTGCGTGAGGTACCCGGTCGACGGGTCCGCGTCGTCGGCCGGGAGCGACCGCCCGGCGACCTCGACGGTGCCTGTCACGTCGGCGTCGACGACGCGCGGCACGACGCCCGCGAGCACGCGCAGCAGCGTGCTCTTGCCCCCGCCGGACCCGCCGAGCAGCAGGACGTGCTCGCCGGGCCCGACGTCGAGGTCGACGCGGTCGAGGACCGGTCGGGCGGCTCCCGGGTAGCGGACGGTCGTGCCGCGCGTGGAGATCACCGCACGCCCGGGCTCTCGTCGACGCGCTCGTGCGCGGTGCCCGCTCCGGCGGCCGGCGCCGCGGTGGTCACCTCGTCGGCGGGGGAGCCGGTCGGCGCGACGGCCGGCACCGCCGCCGCCCGCCCGCGCCGCTCGCGGCCGAGAGCGGTGTTGTCGAGCACTCCGGTCCGCGCGAGCGCGTCGCCGACGACCCGCGCGAGCAGACCGCACAGCACGAGCCCGCTCAGGACCTGCAGCCCCAGCCGCCACGCGAACCAGTCCTGCGTGAGCCACCCGAACCGCACCGCGCCGAGCGCCGTGCTCGCGAGCCCGGCGAGCACGCCGGACAGCGCGAAGACGCCCCAGCCGTACCGGCGGTACCGGGTGAGCGCGAAGGCCGCCTCGGCACCGGCGCCCTGCACGAGCCCCACGACGAGGAGCATCGGCCCGACGGGCGACGCGAGGAACGCGACCTCGACGAACGCCGCGACGAGCTCCACGACGATCCCGACCCCGGGCTTGCGGACGATGTACGTCGCGAGCGGCGCCGCGACCATCCAGCCGCCGATGAGCACGTGCTGCGCGAGGTCGCCGAACGGCCCCATCGCGAGCTGGAGCGCGCCCCACGCCTGCACGAGCGCCCAGTACAGGAACCCGAAGACGACGGCGAGGACCGCGAGCAGGACGAGCTCCGCGAGCGTGACGCGGGCGCGTGCGGCGCTCACCGGTCGGCCCCGGCGGCGTCGGTCGTCCCGGTCGCGGCGCCGGCGGCGGGGCCGGTCGGGTCGCCGGTCGACGCCCCGGTCGGGACGCCGCTCGTGGCCGGTGTCGACGGCCCGTCGCTCCACGACGGCGAGTGCAGCGTGACCGTCACGTGCGCGACGACGTGCCGCACGTGCCGGGCCGCCGCGAGCCACGCGTCGGCGACGGCCCCGAGGACGTCGGCGAGGTCCCCGTCGAGCCGGGTGACGAAGTGCGACGCGGAGACCGTGGCGCGCGCCCGCGCGACCGCGACCGCCTGCTCGATCGCGCGCATGTGGTCGCCCGGCTGCCCGGGCGTGCCGTCGTCGAGCGGGTACAGGGCCCAGTGCGCGGCGGCCCGCAGGCCCGTGCGCGGCAGCTCGGGCGCCGCGACCGCGGACAGCACGACGTCGTCGGCGACCGTGCACGCGACCTCACCCGGGCAGCCGCGCGAGAGCTGCACGTGCGCCGCGAGGTGCGTGCCGTGCCGGCCTGCGGCGGCGAGGACGTCGTGCACGTAGCGGACGACGTCCGCCTCGGAGCCGCGCACGAGCGTCGACACGTCGTCCGTCGTGACCGTGACGCCGGTGCGGTCGGCGTGCGCGAGGGCGTCGAGGATCAGGCGCACCGCGTCGTCGGACGCGGGGTGCAGGGAGAAGCGGGCGCCGACGCCGAGGTCGGCGGCGGTCGCGGCCGGGCGTGCGGCGGCCGCGGTGAGGGGAGTGCTCATGGTGGTCCTCCGGTGGTGGCGGACCCCCGGCGAGCAGCACGAGGCCGCACGACGGCGCCCACGACCGAGGACCGGCGGGTGGCGCGACGAGGCGTCGCGTCGAGCCCGACGGACGCCGGTCGCCGACGGACGCGTCGGCGACGAGTGCCCTGCTCCCTACGCTGGTGCGAACCAGGTCAGGTTCCACGGGTCTGCGGGTGGGACGTGGTGTCCGGCCGCACTCTCAGCGCTCCTGCGCTCCCCGGGGGCTTCTGTCGCCGCCGACCGTAGCGCCCGACCGGCGTGGTCGGAACCCCGGTCCGCCCGCTGGTCGCCGGCGCGCGGGCACGCGTCCAGGGCCTCGTCCCCGGAGGGCGGGCCGACAGGGTGCCCCCGTACAGTGGGGCGCCGACCGCCGAGGGAGGACCGTGACGATCCGGAACCGCGCGCCGATCCGGCGCACGACGACCGCCGCCGCCGTCGCGGCCGTGTGCCTGGGGCTCGGTGCCGCGTGCACCGCCGACGACGGGCGGCCGGAGCCCACGACGAGCGTCTCGCCCACGCCGAGCCCGTCGGCCACGCCCGTCTCCGCGGAGGCGGTCCAGCTCACGGTGCCGGCGACGGTGCTGCCCGCCGCCACCGCCGAGACCGCGGCGCTCGAGGTCGTCCGGACGCTGGTCGCGAGCGCGCCCGTGGTCGTCCTCGCCGACGCCGCCGACGGGCCCGCGCAGGAGGCCGCGATCCGGGAGGGGGCGCGTCTCGGTGCTCCCGTGCTGCTCGCCGGACCGGGCGTGCCGCCGGACGTGCTGGCCGGTGAGCTCGACCGCCTCGGGACGCGCTGGGCGCTCACGGTCGGCGCCACGGCCCCGGTGCCGGACGGCGTCTCCGTCGTGCCCGGCGAGGCCGGCATCGCGACACCCACGGCGACAGCGGCCCCCGCCCCGACCGCCTCGACCCGCGCGGCGAGCCCGTCGGCGACCCGCTCCGCGCGCCCCGGTGCGTCGCCCGACGCGACCGGCACGGCGACGCTGCCCCGCACGAGCCCACCCGCACCCGTCGAGTCCACCGTCCTCCTGACGGGCGTGACGGCGCCGTACCCCGTCGCGGTCGCCAACGCGGCGCTCCTGGGCGTCGACGCGGTCGACGTGCCCGCGGGCGACCCCCGTGCGCTCGCGGCGACGGTCCAGGCGCTGGGGGAGCGCCGCCCGGCGCACGTCGTCGCGCTCGGGGACGGGTTCGGACCGCCCGAGCGCGTCGCCGCGCGGGTCGCGTCGGCGTCGACGGGCGTCCAGCTGCCCGGCGGGGGCCAGCTCGTCTTCCCCGGCGTGCCGGGGCAGCCCGGCAAGCGGTACGTCGCGCTGTACGGCACGCCCGGCACCGCGGCGCTCGGCGTGCTGGGCGAGCAGGACGTGCCGGCGACGGTGGCGCGCGCGCAGGGGCAGGCCGACGCGTACCGCCCGCTCACGGGTGACACGGTCGTCCCGGCGGTCGAGATCATCGCGTCGATCGCCTCGGCCGGTCCGGGCCCCGACGGGAACTACTCGCAGGAGCGGTCGGTCGACGAGCTGCGGCCGCTGGTCGACGCGGCGGGCGCCGCGGGCCAGCTCGTGATCCTCGACCTGCAGCCGGGCCGGACGGACTTCCTCACCCAGGCGCAGCTCTACACGGACCTGCTGGCGCAGCCGCACGTCGGCCTCGCGCTCGACCCCGAGTGGCGGCTGGCCCCGGACCAGGTGCACCTGCGCCAGATCGGGTCCGTCGGGGTCGACGAGGTGAACGCCGTGAGCGCGTGGCTCGCGGGCCTGACCCGCGAGCGGGCGCTGCCGCAGAAGATGTTCGTCCTGCACCAGTTCAGCCTGCGCATGATCGCCGGGCGCGAGCGTCTCGACACGTCGCACGACGAGCTCGCGACCGTCATCCACGTCGACGGCCAGGGCTCCCAGCCCGCGAAGGCGGGCACGTGGGCGACGCTGCGCAACGGCGCGCCCGCCGTGCGCTGGGGCTGGAAGAACTTCGTCGACGAGGACGTGCCGATGCTCGACCCGGTGCAGACCTACGGCGTGCAGCCCGTGCCGGACCTCGTCACGTACCAGTGACGTCGGTCACCGGGGCCGCGGCGGGGTCGGTGCCCGGGGTGCGCGCGCCGGATCCGGCGAGGTACCGGTCGAGGCCGCGCTCGCCGAGCCGCATGACGCGCGCGTGCGACGCGACGAACGCGGGGGCGAGCAGGGGCGCGCTCGCGTTCATCCACGCCCGCGTCGTGCGCACGTCCCAGACCACGTTGATGCGCGTGAGCGCGGGTCCGAGCGCGGTGAGGACGACGTCGCCGCGCCCCTCGAGGTCGCCCGACGCGCGCACCAGCACTCGCTGCCGGGCCTGCGCGGACTCGACGACGAGACCGACCCGCAGCGCGTAGCCGAGCGGGGTGCGGAACAGGAGCGTCGCCGAGCTGCCGACGAGCCCGTCGATGGGGCGCACGTCGTGCGTGCGCAGGTGCGGCCACCACCGCGGCCAGGTGAGCGCGGGGTCGGCGAGCACGTCCCAGCACCGCGCGAGCGGTGCGCCCACGCGCCAGTCGGACGTCAGGACGTAGCCGCGACGGCGCACGCGGCCGAGTCTAGGCTCGGACGCGATGAGCACCGCACCCGACGAGACGCCGGAGGGCACGGGTGCGCGCGACGACGGCGAGCGCCGCCGCGGGGGACCGTCCCCGCGCACGTGGCGCCG
The sequence above is a segment of the Cellulomonas fimi genome. Coding sequences within it:
- a CDS encoding ECF transporter S component; translation: MSAARARVTLAELVLLAVLAVVFGFLYWALVQAWGALQLAMGPFGDLAQHVLIGGWMVAAPLATYIVRKPGVGIVVELVAAFVEVAFLASPVGPMLLVVGLVQGAGAEAAFALTRYRRYGWGVFALSGVLAGLASTALGAVRFGWLTQDWFAWRLGLQVLSGLVLCGLLARVVGDALARTGVLDNTALGRERRGRAAAVPAVAPTGSPADEVTTAAPAAGAGTAHERVDESPGVR
- a CDS encoding YkoF family thiamine/hydroxymethylpyrimidine-binding protein → MSTPLTAAAARPAATAADLGVGARFSLHPASDDAVRLILDALAHADRTGVTVTTDDVSTLVRGSEADVVRYVHDVLAAAGRHGTHLAAHVQLSRGCPGEVACTVADDVVLSAVAAPELPRTGLRAAAHWALYPLDDGTPGQPGDHMRAIEQAVAVARARATVSASHFVTRLDGDLADVLGAVADAWLAAARHVRHVVAHVTVTLHSPSWSDGPSTPATSGVPTGASTGDPTGPAAGAATGTTDAAGADR